One window of the Lactococcus lactis genome contains the following:
- a CDS encoding helix-turn-helix domain-containing protein → MEKDISFTKYIKKHFLSALFNVVNAHLEKTSHDSLQDLEVRTVYIEDVPLMRLNFDVVVVAKLVMGENLFDFWLRISCTGDLEKRLEDFQVLSVSAYQGKPSYQKPLSDTLLPYLHRKQLDEVASGIIKQYYPEALLTNQVLDAMKFAQNLGLDIKMRKLSKAGTIFGETIFTDTKVEIYDKISDSMVEEEIKGGTILIDPSHYLTRNYGAVNNTIVHECVHWLLHRKAFTLARLFQPKMRFLRSSFSNKTTLDWIEWQANTLTPRLQMPLVPFKDKVIELQGVYHYLSGEQSNLIGEMIYVIDSLANFYHVSKMAAKIRLLDAGFEEARGIYKYVDGHYVQPYVFKRGVLSQTQTFAISLEGAIRQSATNKELQEKLETGNYLYVDSHFCLNDPKYLQTNKFGKLELTEYARHHMEECCLIFELVSQDKKTNTCFDEVLYRDANQEIRFEAHFINKKNVDEKYLIRNRVIELQKLAMSLPGSFSGTVEALIKWSELTLAKVEEQSLISERTLYRMRTDENYNVSLELILQLCIGLHLPPEISDILISRSSKRLGNMELHFLYRFLLNCCYTSTIFECNDILEAQGFSRLGKEN, encoded by the coding sequence GTCGTGGTTGTCGCAAAGCTTGTGATGGGAGAAAATCTTTTTGACTTTTGGTTGCGGATTTCTTGTACAGGAGATTTAGAAAAGCGGTTAGAAGATTTTCAGGTCTTGTCCGTTTCTGCTTATCAAGGAAAACCTTCTTATCAAAAGCCATTATCTGATACTTTACTTCCTTACCTTCATCGCAAGCAGCTTGACGAAGTGGCAAGTGGAATTATCAAACAGTATTATCCCGAAGCGTTGCTCACGAACCAAGTGCTAGATGCCATGAAATTTGCTCAGAACTTGGGGCTGGACATTAAAATGCGAAAGCTCAGTAAAGCGGGGACAATCTTTGGGGAGACCATTTTTACAGATACAAAGGTAGAAATTTACGATAAAATTTCTGATAGTATGGTGGAAGAAGAGATTAAAGGTGGCACCATTCTGATTGACCCCAGCCATTATCTCACGCGAAATTATGGGGCAGTCAATAATACGATTGTCCATGAATGTGTCCATTGGTTGTTACACCGCAAGGCTTTTACCCTTGCTCGGCTTTTTCAACCCAAAATGCGCTTTCTAAGAAGTTCTTTCAGTAATAAAACGACCCTAGACTGGATTGAGTGGCAAGCCAATACGTTGACCCCAAGACTTCAAATGCCACTTGTCCCTTTCAAGGATAAAGTGATAGAACTACAAGGAGTTTATCACTACCTCAGTGGCGAGCAATCAAATTTGATTGGCGAAATGATTTATGTCATTGATAGCTTGGCTAACTTTTATCACGTCTCAAAAATGGCCGCTAAAATTAGATTGCTTGATGCAGGTTTTGAGGAGGCACGCGGTATTTACAAATATGTGGACGGTCATTATGTCCAACCTTATGTTTTCAAGCGCGGTGTACTTTCTCAAACACAGACTTTTGCGATTTCTTTAGAGGGAGCAATTCGTCAAAGTGCAACAAACAAGGAACTTCAGGAGAAACTAGAAACAGGAAACTACCTGTACGTGGATTCCCATTTTTGTTTGAATGACCCGAAGTATCTCCAAACGAATAAGTTTGGAAAGTTGGAACTGACAGAGTATGCCCGACACCACATGGAAGAATGTTGCTTGATTTTTGAATTGGTTTCCCAAGATAAGAAAACGAACACTTGTTTTGACGAAGTGCTTTATCGGGACGCCAATCAAGAAATTCGCTTTGAAGCTCACTTCATCAATAAGAAAAACGTGGACGAAAAGTATCTCATTCGGAATCGCGTGATTGAGCTTCAAAAACTGGCCATGTCTCTGCCTGGGAGTTTTTCAGGAACCGTAGAGGCTCTAATAAAATGGTCGGAACTCACACTTGCTAAAGTGGAGGAACAGTCCCTGATTAGTGAGCGGACACTTTATCGTATGCGAACCGATGAAAATTATAACGTCTCGCTTGAATTGATACTTCAGTTGTGTATTGGCTTGCACTTGCCACCAGAAATTAGTGACATTCTTATTTCACGGTCAAGTAAGCGCTTAGGGAATATGGAATTGCATTTTCTTTATCGTTTTCTACTCAACTGTTGCTATACCAGTACAATTTTTGAGTGTAATGATATTTTGGAAGCACAGGGATTTAGTCGGTTAGGAAAAGAAAATTAA
- a CDS encoding tyrosine-type recombinase/integrase, with amino-acid sequence MYFEQRKHKNGEIYFKAIERYIDPLTEKYKRASVIFTSDTSRGRAKAVRELDEKIDRLIKERQEQFQGQAMKTFSDLKTSWFETWQTTVKAQTVNREILVISRLSGLISDDILLSKITPLLIQNYLRQYKEKYHSTHSTMQHIKCTLNKIFDYGVLHNAIPFSPSRVVKLNATVDEKRAKKKRLEEKFMNEQEVGALLSELRGRRNQNYYDLALFLIGTGCRIGEASALTAADIDFKNRLVTIDKSLQAHDLRVKDFYLDTTKTEAGDRIEKLPEFVIEAIKRVIQRNNKFEAHCKESPHNAFKKFDFLFRTEYGAPITSHSYREILGRVNKALRENCKEKYGFEWTKNAVPHSFRHIHISVLRDDPSIPLKEVQERVGHIQEETTNGYTHLLSHNQEKSVVAISRFVEKLGVKKQNKAS; translated from the coding sequence ATGTATTTTGAACAAAGAAAACATAAGAATGGAGAAATTTATTTTAAGGCGATAGAACGTTATATTGATCCATTAACAGAAAAGTATAAGCGAGCATCGGTCATTTTCACTTCAGATACATCGCGAGGACGAGCGAAGGCAGTCCGTGAGCTGGATGAAAAGATTGATAGATTAATCAAAGAACGCCAAGAGCAGTTTCAAGGTCAGGCTATGAAGACGTTTAGTGATTTAAAAACCTCATGGTTCGAGACTTGGCAAACAACGGTAAAAGCTCAGACTGTTAATCGGGAAATTCTTGTCATTAGCAGGCTCTCAGGATTGATTTCAGACGATATTCTCTTATCAAAGATTACTCCTTTGCTGATTCAAAATTACCTGAGACAGTACAAAGAGAAGTATCATTCAACCCACTCTACTATGCAGCATATTAAATGTACGTTGAATAAAATATTTGACTATGGTGTATTACACAATGCTATTCCATTTTCGCCATCACGGGTGGTGAAATTAAATGCGACTGTTGATGAGAAAAGAGCTAAGAAAAAACGTTTGGAAGAAAAATTCATGAACGAACAAGAGGTTGGTGCACTTTTGTCAGAACTTCGAGGACGTCGGAATCAGAATTATTATGATTTAGCGCTTTTCTTGATCGGGACGGGTTGCCGAATTGGTGAAGCTTCTGCTTTGACGGCTGCAGATATTGATTTTAAAAATCGGTTGGTTACGATTGATAAGTCTTTACAAGCACATGATTTGAGAGTTAAAGATTTTTATCTAGACACAACGAAAACGGAAGCTGGTGATCGTATTGAGAAATTACCAGAGTTTGTGATTGAAGCGATTAAACGTGTTATTCAAAGAAATAATAAATTTGAAGCTCATTGCAAAGAGTCACCACATAATGCGTTTAAAAAGTTTGATTTTCTGTTTCGGACCGAATATGGTGCGCCAATTACGTCACATAGCTATAGAGAAATACTGGGACGTGTCAATAAAGCGTTGAGAGAAAATTGTAAAGAAAAATATGGCTTTGAATGGACAAAAAATGCGGTTCCGCATAGTTTTCGACATATTCATATTTCTGTCTTGCGAGATGATCCGAGTATTCCGCTCAAAGAAGTACAGGAACGTGTCGGACATATACAAGAAGAAACGACAAATGGCTACACACATTTACTTTCACACAATCAAGAAAAATCAGTAGTCGCCATCAGTAGATTTGTAGAAAAATTGGGTGTTAAAAAGCAAAATAAGGCATCATGA